A stretch of Panthera uncia isolate 11264 chromosome A1 unlocalized genomic scaffold, Puncia_PCG_1.0 HiC_scaffold_16, whole genome shotgun sequence DNA encodes these proteins:
- the ZMYM5 gene encoding zinc finger MYM-type protein 5 isoform X3, protein MDKCSVRGLDLAEQTPVLLKSKAMAASLMDVGNSFGGPTSSLVNRSRNSSVEDDDDDDDDDDDDDVVFIESIQPPSTSAPAVTDQRNFIFASSRNESLQGNYSIILPSSRDSASQKGNISETIIIDDEEDIETNGEDKKNSSNYIEWGLPGTKNRTKDLNFSTSSLSRSKTKTAVGPFNPGRMNVAGGEFQNGGFTTHHSPEMHLQKKLLLFKLSQKNPPKNFVVHLCLPVKTTRILEKELINQDV, encoded by the exons ATGGATAAATGTTCAGTGAGAGGATTAGACTTGGCTGAACAGACTCCTGTTTTATTAAAGAGTAAAGCCATGGCAGCTAGCCTCATGGATGTTGGAAATTCATTTGGTGGCCCAACTAGTTCTTTAGTCAATAGATCTAGAAACTCATCAGtggaagatgatgatgatgatgatgatgatgatgatgatgatgatgttgtaTTTATTGAATCTATACAACCTCCTTCAACTTCTGCTCCAGCAGTAACTGAtcaaagaaattttatatttgcttCATCAAGAAATGAAAGTCTACAAGGAAATTATTCCATAATTCTTCCTTCCTCAAGAGATTCAGCTTCTCAGAAGGGAAATATAAGTGAGACGATTATTATCGATGATGAAGAGGACATAGAAACAAAtggagaagacaagaaaaattcTTCCAATTATATTGAATGGGGACTTCCtggaactaaaaatagaaccaaagATTTGAATTTCTCCACTTCCAGTCTTTCAAGAAGTAAG ACCAAGACTGCAGTAGGACCTTTTAATCCTGGTAGAATGAATGTGGCAGGAGGTGAATTTCAGAATGGAGGATTTACAACTCATCATAGTCCTG AGATGCACCTACAAAAAAAGCTACTACTGTTCAAGTTGAGTCAAAAGAATCCTCCCAAGAATTTTGTCGTACATCTTTGCCTCCCTGTGAAGACAACCAGAATCTTAGAAAAAGAGTTAATAAATCAAGATGTATAA
- the ZMYM5 gene encoding zinc finger MYM-type protein 5 isoform X2, with protein MDKCSVRGLDLAEQTPVLLKSKAMAASLMDVGNSFGGPTSSLVNRSRNSSVEDDDDDDDDDDDDDVVFIESIQPPSTSAPAVTDQRNFIFASSRNESLQGNYSIILPSSRDSASQKGNISETIIIDDEEDIETNGEDKKNSSNYIEWGLPGTKNRTKDLNFSTSSLSRSKTKTAVGPFNPGRMNVAGGEFQNGGFTTHHSPDSWISQSASFPRNQKQPGVDSLSPVASLPKQIFQSSVQQQLTKPAKITCAHCKKPLQKGQTAYQRKGSAHLFCSTTCLSSFSHKRTPKKRNVICKKKGKCKN; from the exons ATGGATAAATGTTCAGTGAGAGGATTAGACTTGGCTGAACAGACTCCTGTTTTATTAAAGAGTAAAGCCATGGCAGCTAGCCTCATGGATGTTGGAAATTCATTTGGTGGCCCAACTAGTTCTTTAGTCAATAGATCTAGAAACTCATCAGtggaagatgatgatgatgatgatgatgatgatgatgatgatgatgttgtaTTTATTGAATCTATACAACCTCCTTCAACTTCTGCTCCAGCAGTAACTGAtcaaagaaattttatatttgcttCATCAAGAAATGAAAGTCTACAAGGAAATTATTCCATAATTCTTCCTTCCTCAAGAGATTCAGCTTCTCAGAAGGGAAATATAAGTGAGACGATTATTATCGATGATGAAGAGGACATAGAAACAAAtggagaagacaagaaaaattcTTCCAATTATATTGAATGGGGACTTCCtggaactaaaaatagaaccaaagATTTGAATTTCTCCACTTCCAGTCTTTCAAGAAGTAAG ACCAAGACTGCAGTAGGACCTTTTAATCCTGGTAGAATGAATGTGGCAGGAGGTGAATTTCAGAATGGAGGATTTACAACTCATCATAGTCCTG attcttgGATCTCCCAGTCAGCATCATTTCCCCGTAATCAGAAACAGCCAGGGGTGGATTCTTTATCACCAGTGGCCTCCCTTCCTAAGCAGATTTTCCAGTCTTCAGTCCAACAGCAACTTACTAAACCAGCTAAAATCACTTGTGCACACTGCAAAAAACCTTTACAGAAGGGACAGACAGCTTATCAACGAAAAGGATCAGCTCACCTCTTTTGTTCTACcacctgcctttcttccttctctcataAGCGCACTCCAAAGAAACGCAATGTAATATGTAAAAA gaaaggaaaatgtaaaaattga